In the genome of Populus trichocarpa isolate Nisqually-1 chromosome 6, P.trichocarpa_v4.1, whole genome shotgun sequence, one region contains:
- the LOC18100228 gene encoding mitochondrial import inner membrane translocase subunit TIM14-1 yields the protein MATPLIMGMAVAATAYAGRYGIQAWQAFKARPPTARMRKFYEGGFQSVMTRREAALILGVRESTAADKVKEAHRRVMVANHPDAGGSHYLASKINEAKDILLGKTKGGGSAF from the exons ATG GCTACACCATTGATAATGGGAATGGCGGTAGCAGCTACGGCATATGCTGGCAGATATGGCATCCAGGCTTGGCAGGCATTCAAAGCAAGGCCTCCAACTGCTAGAATGCGTAAATTTTACGAAGGTGGCTTTCAATCTGTCATGACGAGGAGAGAAGCAGCTCTAATACTTGGAGTAAG GGAAAGTACTGCTGCAGACAAGGTCAAGGAAGCACATAGGAGGGTGATGGTCGCAAACCATCCAGATGCAGGCGGAAGCCATTACCTTGCTTCTAAAATAAATGAAGCAAAGGATATCTTACTTGGAAAAACAAAGGGTGGTGGATCTGCATTTTAG
- the LOC7479503 gene encoding uncharacterized protein LOC7479503 has product MAEMKGGGGVNTWADELASLMEDSGIRYTGEPIDMTAPPPPPPIFAATGIMGSETEMERERESLKEQVTGFLKSWGEMVVDLGKGCKDIVTQSNLVTEDSFIVRKFGKPMAKASARLKFLNEFLPEDRDPALAWPVILFVFVLALAALSINSTDDSLVPSVKKMRVHPPSANRIPLPDGRHMAYLEQGVPADRARFSVIVPHSFLSSRLAGIPGVKTSLLQEFGVRLITYDLPGFGESDPHAIRNLNSSAMDMLYLADAVGVNGKFWVLSYSSGSMHSWAALRYIPDRIAGAGMFAPLINPYEPSMTKEEMRRTWDQWSSRRKLLYFLARKFPKFLAYFYHRSFLSGNHGQIDKWMSQSLGKKDEILIKEPMFEEFWHRDVEESIRQGSTKSFIEEAVLQVSNWGFSIADLQVQRKCQRNGFLLWLWSMYSQAECELVGFLGPIHIWQGMDDQVVPPSMIDYISRVLPGANLHELPNEGHFSYYFFCDECHRQIFSTLFGDALGPLNKVEIDGTSFEAEVGEVSSTTNSVGK; this is encoded by the exons ATGGCGGAGATGAAAGGAGGTGGAGGGGTGAACACGTGGGCAGATGAGCTAGCGAGTTTAATGGAGGACAGTGGAATCCGATATACCGGAGAGCCAATTGATATGACGgcaccgccaccgccaccgccgATATTCGCTGCAACAGGAATAATGGGATCGGAGACGGAAATGGAAAGGGAAAGGGAGAGTTTGAAGGAGCAAGTGACGGGGTTTTTGAAGTCGTGGGGAGAGATGGTGGTGGATTTAGGGAAAGGATGTAAAGATATAGTGACGCAAAGTAATTTGGTGACCGAAGATTCGTTTATTGTGCGAAAATTTGGAAAGCCAATGGCTAAAGCGTCGGCCAGattaaagtttttgaacgagTTTTTGCCTGAGGATCGGGACCCTGCTCTAGCTTGGCCTGTCATTCTCTTCGTATTTGTTCTCGCTCTTGCAg CACTAAGTATAAATAGCACAGATGATAGCTTGGTTCCGTCGGTAAAGAAAATGCGTGTACATCCGCCTAGTGCTAATCGCATACCGCTTCCTGATGGTCGACACATGGCTTATCTCGAGCAAGGTGTTCCGGCCGACAGAGCAAGATTTTCTGTGATTGTTCCgcattcttttctttcctctcgACTCGCAG GTATACCTGGAGTCAAAACATCACTGCTTCAAGAGTTTGGTGTTCGCTTGATCACGTATGACCTTCCTGGTTTTGGAGAGAGCGATCCTCATGCCATCAGAAATCTTAACTCCTCGGCAATGGATATGCTCTACCTAGCTGACGCTGTTGGTGTTAATGGAAAGTTTTGGGTGCTGAGTTACTCAAGCGGAAGCATGCACTCTTGGGCTGCACTTAGATACATTCCAGACAGAATTGCTG GCGCTGGCATGTTTGCTCCATTGATTAATCCATATGAGCCAAGCATGACAAAGGAAGAGATGAGAAGAACATGGGATCAGTGGTCCTCAAGAAGGAAGCTATTGTATTTCTTAGCTCGGAAATTTCCGAAGTTCCTTGCTTATTTTTATCACCGAAGCTTCCTGTCTGGAAATCATGGTCAAATTGATAAGTGGATGTCTCAATCACTTGGAAAGAAG GATGAAATTCTGATCAAGGAGCCAATGTTTGAGGAGTTTTGGCATAGGGATGTCGAGGAGTCGATACGCCAGGGGAGTACAAAATCGTTCATTGAGGAAGCCGTGCTACAGGTGTCAAACTGGGGTTTCAGCATAGCAGATCTTCAGGTGCAGAGGAAGTGCCAGAGGAATGGCTTTCTTCTTTGGCTCTGGTCAATGTACAGTCAGGCAGAATGTGAATTGGTGGGATTTCTTGGTCCAATACACATTTGGCAG GGTATGGATGATCAAGTAGTGCCGCCATCAATGATTGATTACATAAGCCGGGTTCTACCAGGGGCCAACTTGCATGAGCTCCCAAATGAAGGCCACTTTTCGTACTACTTTTTCTGTGACGAATGCCACAGACAGATATTCTCTACTCTTTTTGGAGATGCTCTAGGTCCTCTTAACAAGGTGGAAATCGATGGAACTTCATTTGAAGCAGAGGTGGGAGAAGTATCATCCACTACAAATTCTGTCGGGAAATGA